A region of Puniceicoccus vermicola DNA encodes the following proteins:
- a CDS encoding sulfatase-like hydrolase/transferase: protein MKKPNIVLIMTDQQRWDTLACLGFDHMQTPNLDRLAGSGSAFRHAYVQGAVCGPSRNCIVSGRYVHVHGAERNEEWLDAGQPNWIESLQSGGYRTVNIGKMHTAPIRLPCGFDERTVVENKNYQVGLHGPDPDDYDLELERHGLKRPALTYYRDIPDWPDRLQATTWPHAEELYPDHFIGRRCVEAIDRWEPDQPQFLWAGFVGPHDPYDVPESALARYEDVKLPPPVKSPGELESKPPPQKRFMERLERTEQPAMWCQSRATPERLDRMRRHYFANISLIDDWVGNIVKAVESKGLLDNTVFVFTSDHGDCLGDHHQIYKFSSHYDPVVRVPFIVSGPGLARNQTVDSLIELIDLGPTLLDLAGLAPLEGANGISLRSGLEGGNFPARDAVFSETGPRVMIRTLEWKLVTYIGEPYGELYDLVQDPDELRNRFDDPKAASVRAELTERLFHWFARTRMRRPA from the coding sequence ATGAAAAAACCAAACATCGTCCTGATCATGACGGACCAGCAGCGGTGGGATACCTTGGCCTGCCTGGGCTTCGACCACATGCAGACACCGAATCTCGACCGTCTGGCGGGATCCGGTTCGGCTTTCCGCCATGCCTACGTGCAGGGAGCCGTGTGTGGTCCGTCCCGGAATTGTATTGTTTCGGGACGCTACGTCCATGTGCATGGCGCGGAGCGAAACGAGGAATGGCTGGATGCCGGGCAACCCAATTGGATCGAGTCTTTGCAGAGCGGAGGATACCGCACCGTAAACATCGGAAAAATGCACACCGCTCCCATCCGCCTGCCCTGTGGATTCGATGAACGCACCGTGGTGGAGAACAAGAATTATCAAGTGGGACTCCACGGCCCTGATCCCGACGACTACGACCTCGAACTCGAAAGACACGGGCTGAAGCGACCCGCGCTCACCTATTACCGCGATATCCCGGATTGGCCCGACCGCCTGCAGGCCACGACTTGGCCGCACGCGGAAGAGCTGTATCCGGATCATTTCATCGGTCGGCGCTGTGTGGAGGCCATTGATCGATGGGAGCCGGACCAACCGCAGTTTTTATGGGCAGGATTCGTGGGACCGCATGATCCATACGACGTTCCCGAATCCGCCCTCGCACGCTACGAGGACGTCAAACTTCCACCGCCGGTTAAATCCCCCGGAGAACTGGAATCCAAGCCCCCGCCCCAGAAACGATTCATGGAGCGCCTGGAACGAACCGAACAACCGGCTATGTGGTGCCAGAGTCGCGCCACACCAGAGCGACTGGACCGAATGCGCCGCCATTACTTCGCCAACATTTCATTGATCGACGACTGGGTCGGAAACATCGTCAAAGCGGTGGAGTCAAAAGGCTTGTTGGACAACACGGTTTTTGTGTTCACCTCGGACCACGGGGACTGTCTGGGAGACCACCATCAGATCTATAAATTTTCGTCGCACTACGATCCGGTGGTTCGCGTTCCCTTCATCGTGAGCGGGCCGGGACTGGCCCGGAACCAAACGGTGGACTCGCTCATAGAATTGATCGATCTCGGACCCACTCTATTGGATCTCGCAGGGCTGGCACCGCTGGAGGGTGCCAATGGAATTAGCCTGCGCTCCGGATTGGAAGGCGGCAATTTTCCCGCGCGGGATGCCGTATTCTCGGAAACGGGCCCACGCGTGATGATCCGCACGTTGGAATGGAAACTGGTCACCTACATCGGTGAACCATACGGAGAATTATACGATCTTGTTCAAGACCCAGACGAACTTCGCAACCGGTTCGATGACCCGAAGGCGGCATCCGTCCGCGCCGAACTCACCGAGCGGCTGTTCCATTGGTTCGCCCGCACCCGAATGCGGCGACCTGCCTGA
- a CDS encoding PEP-CTERM sorting domain-containing protein (PEP-CTERM proteins occur, often in large numbers, in the proteomes of bacteria that also encode an exosortase, a predicted intramembrane cysteine proteinase. The presence of a PEP-CTERM domain at a protein's C-terminus predicts cleavage within the sorting domain, followed by covalent anchoring to some some component of the (usually Gram-negative) cell surface. Many PEP-CTERM proteins exhibit an unusual sequence composition that includes large numbers of potential glycosylation sites. Expression of one such protein has been shown restore the ability of a bacterium to form floc, a type of biofilm.) produces the protein MKLPTHLKFTFVACVFASCTVFTVTSLQAQILLTANDAGGTSSFNTAGNWDSGQAPQAGNDYETNGFILKTPDDNGDYTFAGDSLTVNSRMDLVGSGLITINDLILDGGNILANPSSVRLAGNLEILSSSSIFATRTDYKISSNISGSATLQISGWQQNNFPGYRVRFSSSESTFTGNIHVSDGHLLLEENSRMNFNIYGNGLNNQIYGFSSGGGSNQYSAATFEGDFYFDLSLASSTIGDSWTVVNVFDQAFGETFNVVGFANSGTTWTSGNYLFDEGTGTLSVIPEPSALGIVLFSGMALLLFRRRRS, from the coding sequence ATGAAACTCCCCACTCATCTCAAATTTACTTTCGTTGCTTGTGTATTTGCTTCCTGCACGGTTTTTACGGTCACATCCCTTCAAGCTCAGATTTTGCTTACGGCTAACGATGCCGGTGGAACCTCGTCGTTCAATACAGCGGGCAATTGGGATAGCGGACAGGCTCCCCAAGCCGGAAATGATTACGAAACCAACGGTTTCATTCTCAAAACTCCCGATGATAATGGCGATTACACGTTTGCCGGCGACTCATTGACGGTCAATTCAAGAATGGATCTCGTCGGATCCGGGCTGATCACCATTAACGATTTGATTCTGGACGGAGGCAATATTCTCGCAAATCCCTCTTCCGTTCGACTCGCAGGGAACCTCGAAATCCTGAGCAGTTCGTCAATTTTCGCGACCCGCACCGACTATAAGATCAGCTCGAATATCAGCGGCTCGGCAACCCTGCAGATTAGCGGTTGGCAGCAGAACAACTTTCCTGGTTATCGAGTTAGATTCTCTTCCTCTGAGAGCACATTCACCGGAAATATCCACGTTTCGGATGGGCATTTGTTGTTGGAAGAGAATAGCCGAATGAATTTTAACATCTACGGCAATGGACTGAACAATCAGATTTACGGCTTCAGTTCCGGTGGTGGTTCCAACCAATATTCGGCCGCGACGTTCGAGGGGGATTTTTATTTCGACCTCTCCTTGGCCAGCAGCACGATTGGAGATTCTTGGACCGTGGTTAACGTATTTGATCAGGCATTCGGCGAAACCTTCAACGTCGTTGGTTTTGCCAATAGTGGAACCACATGGACCAGCGGCAATTACCTGTTTGACGAAGGCACCGGGACGCTGTCCGTGATCCCAGAGCCCAGTGCTTTGGGGATTGTGCTTTTTTCCGGGATGGCGTTGCTGTTGTTTCGCCGCCGCAGATCCTGA